A window of the Lactuca sativa cultivar Salinas chromosome 7, Lsat_Salinas_v11, whole genome shotgun sequence genome harbors these coding sequences:
- the LOC111913659 gene encoding uncharacterized protein LOC111913659: protein MLHVQDSSPFSSSGGNFIVGSSTCETEMEESGTHSASTTGNLLVSDKEGNSLTVRDGPPTDDCCPICFGSFSAPCRGPCGHWYCGGCIMEYWNHVAAFQPCKCPMCSSPITKLTPEATLSQQQDAGIRDVLKNVKQYNCLFAGGASGFILQVFQLPLFVKRLLQAMMDPDRPVAYLSRLRLVAVFLGALYTLSPFDFLPRWRYLDAIDLFDCSAIVLSFSLYFVGLYTRRRRLRHLRQLAQVPRFDIDM from the exons ATGTTACATGTTCAAGATTCGTCGCCGTTTTCATCATCAGGAGGCAATTTCATCGTCGGTTCATCTACTTGTGAAACTGAAATGGAAGAATCTGGAACACACTCAGCATCAACAACAGGCAACTTGTTAGTTTCAGATAAGGAAGGAAACAGTTTGACCGTACGCGATGGACCACCGACCGACGACTGTTGCCCTATCTGCTTCGGCTCCTTCTCCGCTCCATGCCGTGGTCCTTGTGGCCACTGGTACTGCG GTGGTTGTATCATGGAGTATTGGAACCACGTTGCTGCATTTCAGCCTTGCAAGTGCCCTATGTGCTCCAGTCCAATTACCAAATTGACCCCCGAAGCAACATTATCTCAACAGCAGGATGCAGGGATCCGTGATGTTCTCAAGAATGTTAAACAGTACAATTGCCTTTTTGCTGGTGGTGCTTCCGGTTTCATTCTG CAAGTGTTTCAGTTGCCTTTATTTGTCAAGAGATTGCTTCAAGCAATGATGGATCCTGATAGACCTGTTGCTTATCTTAGCAGATTGCGTTTAGTTGCA GTGTTTCTTGGTGCTCTTTATACACTTAGCCCTTTTGACTTCCTCCCAAGAT GGAGGTACCTTGATGCTATAGACTTGTTTGATTGCTCTGCTATTGTACTATCGTTTAGCTTGTACTTTGTTGGACTTTACACACGAAGAAGACGACTAAGACATTTACGCCAGCTGGCACAGGTCCCACGTTTTGACATAGATATGTAA